From a region of the Mycobacterium sp. SMC-8 genome:
- a CDS encoding helix-turn-helix transcriptional regulator codes for MTDATTVEQFAKTADVCRMDAVARLLMLHARTLQRQLAAAGTSFEQIVDEERRNKSLRLLVGTELPIGQIAAMIGMNEQASFTRAARRWWQTTPSQMRKRRR; via the coding sequence ATGACCGATGCGACGACGGTCGAGCAGTTCGCGAAGACGGCGGACGTATGTCGCATGGACGCGGTCGCCCGGCTTCTGATGCTGCATGCGCGCACGCTACAACGGCAGCTCGCGGCAGCGGGGACTTCGTTTGAACAGATCGTCGATGAAGAACGCCGCAACAAATCACTGCGCCTGTTGGTCGGCACGGAACTGCCGATCGGGCAGATCGCCGCGATGATCGGGATGAACGAGCAAGCGTCGTTCACTCGCGCCGCGCGCCGCTGGTGGCAGACCACCCCGTCGCAGATGCGGAAACGCCGCCGCTAA
- a CDS encoding DUF2254 domain-containing protein, with protein sequence MTADDQRAQGVMSRFWNSVRNRFWVVPLFFAALATALGLGLAALDDRLETSFSVPFLFTGGPEGARAVLSAIITSMISFTGLVFSITIVVLQLTSSHFSPRVLRSFLRDWVNQIALGVFVATFVYALVVLRAVQGTADVDPFVPQLSVTAAFAFVLASVVVFLIYIDHIAQSIRVATIITRIARDTRDLLERRFPAAAEPPSRLPVPATGGRPVSADRPGVVQRVDEDALVRAADEHGATIFLVRSLGEFVPAGATLMEVHDAEVPDEDSLRAAVRLGTERSLEEDLGFGLRQLVDIAERALSPGINDPSTAVQVLDQLHDLLRRLATRELPPRQVTRNGRLLLDVPEPSFADYLALAIDEIAHWGEDAERVQRRLRAMLVDLRDAALPRHRPRITEALERIGGSVPSDEPPASDTGLR encoded by the coding sequence ATGACCGCAGATGACCAGCGTGCGCAGGGCGTCATGAGCCGGTTCTGGAACAGCGTCCGGAACCGGTTCTGGGTGGTACCGCTGTTCTTCGCGGCGTTGGCGACCGCGCTCGGGCTGGGGCTCGCCGCGCTCGACGACCGGCTCGAGACGTCCTTCAGCGTGCCGTTCCTCTTCACCGGTGGCCCCGAAGGAGCCCGGGCGGTCCTGTCGGCGATCATCACCTCGATGATCTCGTTCACCGGCCTGGTGTTCTCGATCACGATCGTCGTGCTGCAGCTGACGAGCAGCCATTTCTCGCCCCGGGTGCTGAGGTCGTTCCTCCGCGACTGGGTCAACCAGATCGCCCTCGGTGTCTTCGTCGCCACGTTCGTCTACGCGCTGGTCGTCCTCCGCGCGGTGCAGGGCACGGCCGACGTCGACCCGTTCGTCCCTCAGCTCTCGGTGACCGCGGCGTTCGCGTTCGTCCTCGCCAGCGTGGTCGTCTTCCTGATCTACATCGACCACATCGCGCAGTCGATCCGGGTGGCGACGATCATCACCAGGATCGCCCGGGACACCCGCGACCTCCTGGAGCGCCGCTTCCCGGCCGCCGCCGAGCCACCCTCACGGCTGCCGGTGCCGGCCACCGGTGGCCGCCCGGTGAGCGCCGACCGGCCGGGCGTGGTGCAACGGGTCGACGAGGATGCGCTGGTCCGCGCCGCCGACGAGCACGGAGCCACCATCTTCCTGGTGCGGTCGCTCGGTGAGTTCGTGCCGGCGGGCGCCACCCTGATGGAGGTCCACGACGCCGAGGTTCCCGACGAGGACTCCTTGCGTGCCGCGGTCCGGCTGGGGACCGAGCGCAGCCTGGAGGAGGATCTGGGCTTCGGCCTCCGGCAGCTCGTCGACATCGCGGAACGGGCGCTGTCGCCCGGCATCAACGACCCGAGCACCGCCGTCCAGGTCCTCGACCAGCTGCACGACCTGCTGCGCCGGCTGGCCACCCGTGAGCTCCCGCCCCGGCAGGTGACCAGGAACGGGCGGCTGCTCCTGGACGTCCCAGAGCCCTCGTTCGCGGACTACCTGGCCCTGGCCATCGACGAGATCGCGCACTGGGGCGAGGATGCCGAGCGAGTGCAGCGCCGCTTGCGGGCGATGCTGGTCGACCTGCGTGACGCGGCGCTCCCGCGGCATCGTCCCAGGATCACCGAGGCGCTCGAGCGCATCGGCGGCTCTGTGCCGTCCGACGAGCCGCCCGCGTCGGACACCGGGCTGCGGTAG
- a CDS encoding IS256 family transposase gives MLTVVHDAEEANGGEAGRSLLDEIVRDGARQMLAAALQAEVAAYVAAFADQLDENGHRLVVRNGYHQPREVLTAAGAVLVKAPRVNDRRVDPDSGERQRFSSAILPAWARKSPQMSEVLPLLYLHGLSTSDFGPALEQFLGSGAGLSATTITGLTAQWQDEARTFAARDLSGSDYVYLWVDGIHLKVRLDQEKLCLLVMLGVRADGRKELVAITDGYRESCESWADLLRDCKRRGMTAPVLAVGDGALGFWKAVREVFPSTKEQRCWFHKQANVLAGLPKSAHPAALAAIKDIYNAEDIDKAQVAVKAFAVAFGAKYPKVVAKIVDDLDVLLEFYHYPAEHWIHLRTTNPIESTFATVRLRTKVTKGPGSRAAGLAMAYKLIDAAQARWRAVNAPHLVALVRAGAVFHKGKLLERPTDITPPTPPSDGDQHTETEVA, from the coding sequence ATGCTCACCGTAGTTCACGATGCCGAGGAGGCCAACGGCGGCGAGGCCGGCCGGTCGTTGTTGGACGAGATCGTCCGCGACGGGGCCCGGCAGATGTTGGCCGCTGCACTGCAGGCCGAGGTCGCCGCGTACGTAGCCGCATTCGCTGATCAGCTCGACGAGAACGGTCACCGACTGGTGGTCCGCAACGGCTATCACCAGCCGCGTGAGGTGTTGACCGCGGCCGGTGCCGTGCTGGTGAAGGCGCCGCGGGTCAACGATCGCCGTGTCGACCCCGATTCTGGTGAGCGGCAGCGGTTTTCCTCGGCGATCCTGCCGGCCTGGGCACGCAAGTCTCCGCAGATGAGTGAGGTGCTGCCGCTGCTGTATCTGCACGGCCTATCAACCAGCGACTTCGGGCCCGCACTCGAGCAGTTCCTCGGCTCGGGTGCCGGGTTGTCGGCCACCACGATCACCGGTCTGACCGCGCAGTGGCAAGACGAAGCCCGTACGTTCGCTGCCCGGGACCTGTCCGGCAGCGACTACGTCTACCTGTGGGTCGACGGCATTCACCTCAAGGTCCGCCTGGACCAGGAGAAGCTGTGCCTGCTGGTGATGCTCGGCGTGCGCGCTGACGGCCGCAAAGAGCTCGTGGCGATCACCGACGGCTATCGGGAGTCATGCGAGTCGTGGGCGGATCTGCTGCGCGACTGCAAACGCCGCGGCATGACCGCCCCAGTGCTGGCCGTCGGCGATGGCGCGCTCGGGTTCTGGAAGGCGGTGCGGGAGGTATTCCCGTCGACCAAGGAGCAGCGCTGCTGGTTCCACAAGCAGGCCAACGTCCTGGCCGGGCTGCCGAAGTCAGCGCATCCGGCCGCGCTGGCGGCCATCAAGGACATCTACAACGCCGAAGACATCGACAAAGCTCAGGTCGCGGTCAAGGCCTTCGCGGTTGCCTTCGGCGCGAAGTACCCGAAAGTGGTCGCCAAGATTGTCGACGACCTCGATGTCCTGCTGGAGTTCTACCACTACCCCGCCGAGCACTGGATCCATCTGCGTACCACGAATCCGATCGAAAGTACCTTCGCCACAGTGCGTTTGAGAACGAAGGTCACCAAGGGTCCGGGATCGCGGGCCGCTGGATTGGCCATGGCCTACAAGCTGATCGACGCCGCGCAGGCCCGCTGGCGGGCCGTCAACGCCCCACATCTGGTCGCCCTCGTCCGCGCCGGAGCGGTCTTCCACAAAGGCAAACTGCTCGAACGACCCACCGACATCACCCCACCGACACCACCGTCAGACGGCGATCAGCACACCGAAACGGAGGTCGCCTGA
- a CDS encoding DUF1801 domain-containing protein yields MSSKDEKNLAQVIDKIEKMDEPRRSTMRRVHEVIMAAAPALKPRIWYGMPAYARSASTPVLITLRNDERMNLALTEKAPFRPAGGDEGQLMPAAWYFETVDDITERRIAEIVRSVVD; encoded by the coding sequence ATGTCGTCGAAGGACGAGAAGAACCTGGCACAGGTGATCGACAAGATCGAGAAGATGGACGAGCCGCGGCGCTCGACGATGCGGCGGGTGCACGAGGTCATCATGGCCGCGGCGCCCGCGCTCAAGCCACGCATCTGGTACGGGATGCCCGCCTACGCGAGGTCGGCGAGCACGCCGGTCCTGATCACGTTGCGCAACGACGAGCGGATGAACCTCGCTCTCACCGAGAAGGCCCCCTTCCGGCCGGCCGGCGGTGACGAGGGGCAGCTGATGCCGGCCGCGTGGTACTTCGAGACGGTGGACGACATCACCGAGAGGCGCATCGCCGAGATCGTCCGCTCGGTCGTCGACTGA